The DNA segment taaatttttggggcgttacaactctacctatttaaagaaattttgtcctcgaaatttacctgatcagaataagTGAGGGTATTGCTATCGCATTGCCTTTTCAGGCTCCCACATGGCTCCCTTTGAACTGTGATTAGGCCAAAGCACCTTGACCAATGGAATAGATTTCCTTCTCAGCACTTCGACGTCATGATCCAGTATCTGCACCGGTTCTTCCTTGAAAGTAAAATCAGACCTAACCTCAATTTCCTCAACTGGCATAATATGCAtgggatcagagcggtaacgCCTCAgtatagagacgtggaacacatcatggatCCTGTCTAAATCTTGAGGCAACTCAAGCTgataggcaactggtcccacCCGTTTCAGAACCTGGTAAGGCCCGATAAACCTAAGGCTaagcttgcccttccgtccaaatctcatgattttcttccacggtgagacctTCAGAAAGACATAATCCCCTACAGAGTACTCGATCTCTTTACGCTtgaagtctgcatatgatttctgcctGTCCATTGCTTCTTTTAATCGATCCCGAATTAACTTTACCTTTTCTTCAGTGTCAGAAACTATCTCTGGCCCCAAAACTCGCCACTCACCAAGTTCCGTCCAACAGGTAGGAGTACTACACCTATGACCATATAACGCCTCGTACGACTAtctgaatactagactgataattgttgttgtaagcgaactctgccTACGGCAAGTAGTCTTTCTAACTGCCTCAAAAATCAATTACACAGCAtcttaacatgtcttccagtatctgaatcaccctctctaactgaccgtctgtctaaggatggaacgcagtactaaagtctaaccttgtacccaaagcctcgtgtaacttctttCAGAATCGAGATGTCAATCTAGGATCTCTGTCAGATATGATAGAAACTAGTACTCCGtgcagtctcacaatctcagccacatacaacttggccaatttTTGCAGCGAATAATCAGTGTGGACCGGTATAAAATGGGCAGCTTTCATTAGTCTGTCTACGATAACCCATGCCGAATCCTTCTTAGCAGGtgttaagggtagcccactcacaaaatccatggctaccctttcccacttccagagtggaatcttAATTGGCTGCAATAACCCAGAAGGCAGttaatgttcagctttaacttactGGCAAGTCAAGCACTTGCTCACGTAATCGGTAACTTCGTGTTTCAATCTAGGCCATCAATACAGCTCACGAAGATCTTGGTATAACTTGTttccgccaggatgcatagcatatggactactatgcacctcttacagtatagactgcctcaaatcagaatcCCTCGGTATACAAACTCTTCCACAGAAACACAATACCCCCTCACTATTTAGCCAAAAATCCACAGTCTCACCATTCTAAACTTGTTGAAAGCGAGAAACCAGTGACTCATCTAACAACTGTTTATTCTTAATTTGTTCAGTCCACGTCGGTTTCACTTGAAGCTCAGCCaataaactaccatcatcaaacaggctgagacgagcaaacattgctctcaaatcagaTATAACCCTCCGGCTTAGTACgtcagctaccacgttagccttaccaggGTAGTACTCAATTgagcaatcataatccttaagcagctctatCCATTTTCACTGCCTAatattcaactccttctgagtaagaaggtatttgaggctcttatgatctgtgtaaatAATGCACTTCTCACCGTATAAGTGGTGCCTCTAAATCTTTAACGTGAATACCACTGCAGCCAACTCAAAGTCGTGAGTAGGGTAATTCTCCTAGTGAGGCTTAAGTTGATGTGATGCGTAAGCAACCATtttaccttcctgcatcagcacacaacccaatctgatgtgcgacgcatcactgtagaTAGTAAactccttcccagactccggctgtaTTAAGACAAGGGCCTCAGTTAGAATTTTTTTCAGTTTTTCAAAACTCTCTTATTGCCTATTAGTCCAACAAAATTGTATTCCTTTTCGTGGTAACTTAGTCCGAGGTACAGCAATTAtagaaaacccctcaacaaagtGTCTATAATACCCAGccagacccagaaaacttcgaatctcagaaacagtctttggtggtttccaatctaATACGGCTTCGATCTTTTGAGGATTAACCCTAATCCCCTTAGTAGATACCACGTGACCTAAAAATGTCACTTATTGCagctagaactcacacttgctgaacttcgcatatagcTGCTTCTCCCTCAAAATTTGCAAAACAGTTTGAAGATGCACATCATGATCCTCAtcagttctcgaatacaccagaatatcatctataaaggCAACTATGAACCGGTCCAAATAgggttggaacacccgattcataaGGTCCATAAAGGCTGTTGGTGCATTTGTAAACCCAAACGAcattactaggaactcgtagtgtccATACCGAGTCCTAAATGCTATCTTgtacacatcagcctccttaacccttagctgatggtaccTAGAGCAGAGGTCGATCTTggagaaaactgaagctcctTTAAGTTGAGCAAAAAGATCATCATCAATCATTGGAAGGGGGTACTGTTCTTGATCGTCAGCTTGTTTAACTGCCGGTAGTCGATGTACATGCGCAtagtcccatcctttttctttacgaacaacactggtacTCCCCATTGAGACACACTTGGTTGAATAAACCCTCAGTCCAGaagctcttgaatttgagcctttaactctacaagctccttcagtgccatcctatacgcgatggacaccggagctgttcCAGGTAGCAACTCAATTTTGAATTCGACCTCACGGTTTGGAGGCAACCCAGGAAGCTCATTAGGAAATACATTCAGAACTTCCTTGATAGTTCTGACATCTCCCACTGAAGGACCTTTAGAATCAGAAATGCTCACATATGCTAGAAACGCCTCGCAACCCTTGCGAACCAACTTTTCGGCCCTTAATGTTGAGATTACATTAGACAGATAATTTCTTCGCTCCCCTATCATAACCACCCTCATCCTCAGTAGTCTTCAACACCATTAGCTTGGCAGTGAAATCCAAACTCGCACGGTGTTTCactagccagtccatacccaagaTAAGGTCGAATTCTCCAAATGGTAATTCCATCAAATTTGCTGGAAAGATTATACCTTGAACTTCTAAAGGCACGTCTCTAAACAATTTGTCTACCTTAACTGGCTGTCCCAGTGGACTTATCACAGTCATTTCACTACCCGTATTCTCAAACTGGATACCCAACATCTCAGACACAGTGCATGTAACATACGAATGCGTAAACCCAATATTAATTAAAGCAATGTATAGCATATTATGAATAAAAAAcataccagttataacatcagggGCGTCACCATTCTGTCGAcaacgagcagcataaaccatagctggctgtctcgcctcagtattactagcacctctgcccggtgctccacGACTACGTCCATTACTGTATCCACCCCTTGTCTGACCAcagcctctcggtggctgctggCCACCTCTCACTGGCTGAACAAACCTTTGTTCTTCAGCTTGCATCTGAACAGGCCTCTAAGGACAATTCTTGACCTGATGATCGATGgagccacatctgaaacatgccctGGCTCGTCTCCAACACTCATCCTGGTGAGACCTTCCCCAATCCGTGCAAGTCTGCGGTCTAACCATAGTAACAGGGATTGCTCGGACCGGCCCCTCAAATCTGGCCTTCTTTATAGGTCTTCCCAAAGAACCCGAAGGCCCAGAATCCCTCTTAAATCTGCCCCTATCTTTTTCGCGGTTATGGCACATTGAGCGCTTCACATCctcaacaatttttattttctcaacCAAGGCAGCAAAGTCCCGCTCCCTCTGCAGAGCTATCAGCACACGCAACTCATCTTGGAGTCCATCCTCAAAACGCACACACCATTCATGCTCAGTTGTAACAATCCCATGTGTATATTGACTCAGCCGCAGAAACTCTTCCTTGTACCTTGCCACAGTCTTGTTGCCTTGGGTCAGATTtagaaattccttccttcgggcgtccacataactcgccCCAATGTATTTCCCTTGAAAGGCCGCCTTAAAGAAGTCCCATGTCAAACGGTCAACCCGCGTACCATCTCTCACGGTgagccaccattggtaggccCCATCTCGCAGTAAAGACACTGTTCCTTTTAATTTCTGCTTCACAGTGCAATCAAAGTCGTCCATTATCCGCTCAGTGGCCTCTAACCAGTActctgccacatttggggctacactAGAAACACCCTTGAAAGTTTCCGCTCCATTAGCCAAGAGTCGCTCAGAAATTGACCCCCGGCCCACTAATCCAGTACTCGCTCCAGCAACCCTCTCTAGAACACGAAGCATCGCTTAAGATAGAGCATTATACCCTACAGCTCAATCATGAGACCCTGTCTCAATCACTGGTGATATTGGTGCCTACCTAGCAGACATGTGGCCCGACGCTGAAAACCCAGCCCTAGTGCTTCCTTAGCCTCTTCCGCGGCCTcgtgtaccccttccacgagtacctcttgTGCTCATATCGTTATAGCGTATTATATGTTTTGAGAGTCTTATGAATCAATTCATAATTCCAGTAATTATTAATGGATATCTTATCATTAAGTAGTAGTTAAAGTTTTGTTTCCGCAGAGCAGAGTCTCACTACAGTTTTTAGTCTTCTATTATCTCAGTTAACTCAGACTCTAGGGTATATTACCACTACTACAGTATAACATTTCAGTCCATAATAGTAAACAGtgttagagaacttacagatttggcgctagagactcggtgtgccacaccttCAGTGTCAACATTTTAAAACAATCCAAATTCTTTAAAATTATCCCTTTCAAAAACAAtgtttagaaaaacttttgaaaacccaattttgagaaaatttttcaaaaacccattccacagctgagttttgcaactttactctgataccattaaatgtaacaccctaaatcctACCTAGACATTACGGtcaaatctggcatgtcacattgaaaaCTACGCTCAAGAACCAGTCTAGTcgataaaagtttaattctaaGTTTCAAAGCCCTTTTTATAATTATTGTCGTTTCATCAAGAACGTTTGCTTAAAAGCTGTCTTTAGTTTATTCAGTTATTTAAAAATCACGGAAGCTTCTAAAGTTTGGATTTGATAcgtgtgatttttttaaaaaacgttTATTATTTCGAAAACACGTTGTCCTATTCTAGCAGTTTGAGATAATAAAACGAAAACCTAATTAAggaaattaaaacttttaaatggccttattacataaataaaatcccaaactaaaatttaaaatatttaaaaacaaatcCAAATAGCAGTATtcatgtggccacctctgagtccctcgcagttCCAAATCGTCTATGTCTGGGGATTACATGTACAGTTAAAAGAAAtggtgagtttgtgaaaactcagtgtgtaatcccctaacagaTAACAATAATCAGAATATGCAAAACAATCTGAGCCGTAGCCTTATTTAGTAATAGAGCAATCTAGGCTTAAGCCCTATACAGTGCCAGAGTAGGCCCAAGCCCAAAATAGAATCAATGCATAGCACATAAGTATCCCAACCCAATCCGACTAGTACACCACTCATAccagccaacacaccatgtggggattcgATCGACCCACCCAGTCAACACATCAATAACGCAGCGAAGCTACTAATTATAGATAACGTGGCGAAGCCACTAGAATCAGAATGCATGGCAAAACCACTAGCACATAACTTCCTTCAAATCAGACCCCATCCCCATGCAGAATATCATGCCAAATATATATTATGCAATTAAAAGATCATACTCAGTCACAGTCTTACATATACCAAATACTCATCAGTCAACCTACCTTTAGGGGTATAATGGTTTCAacaattaagggtaaaatggtaattttacccctcaggggtattctagtcatttagCTAATTTTGGGTGTCTCGATACATATTATGACCTTTTAGAGGGTCTACCATCACCTCCTGCAACTCAGTTAACCTACATGGCCAAAATAGTAAATACGGGCCCAAAATTTGCTACcgagcccaaatgggcccacacgctcatgtggcccatCCAGCCCAAATTTAGACACGGCATCGCGAGCCTCATAGTCCAATCCATTAACTATCTCATACTGAGGATTTTactcgtgtggggcccacaagcctattgggcccacacggcccattttgaCCCATCGAGGTCCATAATGACCAAAATCGACGGAAAATCATGTGGTGGCTTCTCCAGCCTATCGCCCACTCGAATCGCCCCACGTGCATTCTCACGCTTGTGAGACCTCGAATGCTGACATTTTTgtattttggcttttgccgaatcACATTTAACaggggtgtgattacacacctctTTTGGCTTTGACAGTAATTGGGTGGTGtacgattacacacctgtttgcgaaagCCTACGAATCACCCCTTGATCACCAACCTACATCATCCAAATTAATTAATCAGTCTTACAATTGCTAAAATTCGCAATATTTAAAACCACAATCAAACAGTCATCACCTACCATGATTAGATGATCTGGACTAATCCCTTCAAAATCGTCGGCCAGAACAACCCTTGCAACCAGGCGATTATCTGCACCATAATGGTTTCTTTTTAAAAGAATGTTTCCTTATAACCCATTTGAGTATTCGGTCAATACCTAAAACAAGGTGTCGAGTTTACCTTAAATGAATGACAAGAGATAGAAAAGTTCTATGGCTTCACGATCACCTTACTCCACTGAGATCCCTAGAACCATCGTATAATGCACCTCGAAGAACGAGTAAGAATTGAAATTAGCATAGATAAGAGGAAAACATAACATTCGGCTTCCCCAAAAGTAAAGTTTCAATAAACAGATTGAATACATATAGAATTGACCGAATAGCAAAAGAGGATCTTACGAGTACTTACCAATTACCAAAATATTTATGAAACTGATACCACCACACTCCAGCGTACTAAAACAATCCCACAATACCGAGTGGCAGACAAGAaactaaaagaaaagaagaagaagaaactgtCGACTCAGAGAAAATTGAAAgaaagattgaaatgacttagagaaaaaaagagagactATATTCGGCTAttttgaaaagaagagaaatagtAAAAATGGTAAGGAAGTTAAGAATAGGGAATTCGGCAAGGTAACAAGAATGTAACCTGAAGACAATGTCGACAAAAGAAAAAGAGTCTAAATGGTCACTTGTGAAAATGTCACTAAGGAGAAAAGAAGCCAAAAACGTCAAAAGAACAAAACTCGAAATGTCAGAGAGCAAAATCGGCTTCTACACACCCACAAATTGTCGAAAAAAACACCAAATGAGTTTCTTAGCCGAATTTGCACACTCAAATTCCCCAATTTGGCTACAACTCTTCGCCTCCCCAACTCCACGATTTTCTCCCCTTATCTCTCCACCTTTTCCTCCTCCAAATCCCCAACAACCAACATCTTATCCCATGATACTCTCCCCCTTTTACCAAGTCTACAACTACTCTCTAGTGTTCGAATCCACCACAAAGACTTGCCACCCAAGTAGCAAAATAAAATCCCTATGCTTACCATGGAATTCGAACTCCTGCTCTCACCCTGCCCAGTCACGCCActtgccaccaagccacaagATCTCTTGTGTCACAAAACAAACACAACTTAAAATATGCCCTATCAGCTAACATCCAAGTTTCCAAaagagaaaaaatcaaaattttccaaaggccatacttgaacccaggcttcctAAAAACCCC comes from the Gossypium hirsutum isolate 1008001.06 chromosome A06, Gossypium_hirsutum_v2.1, whole genome shotgun sequence genome and includes:
- the LOC107959005 gene encoding uncharacterized protein, coding for MLRVLERVAGASTGLVGRGSISERLLANGAETFKGVSSVAPNVAEYWLEATERIMDDFDCTVKQKLKGTVSLLRDGAYQWWLTVRDGTRVDRLTWDFFKAAFQGKYIGASYVDARRKEFLNLTQGNKTVARYKEEFLRLSQYTHGIVTTEHEWCVRFEDGLQDELRVLIALQRERDFAALVEKIKIVEDVKRSMCHNREKDRGRFKRDSGPSGSLGRPIKKARFEGPVRAIPVTMVRPQTCTDWGRSHQDECWRRARACFRCGSIDHQVKNCP